One Electrophorus electricus isolate fEleEle1 chromosome 13, fEleEle1.pri, whole genome shotgun sequence DNA segment encodes these proteins:
- the cfl2 gene encoding cofilin-2 encodes MASGVTVNDEVIKVFNDMKVRKSSTSDEVKKRKKAVLFCLSEDKKKIIVEEGKQILVGDIGETVDDPYACFVKLLPLDDCRYGLYDATYETKESKKEDLVFIFWAPEGAPLKSKMIYASSKDAIKKKFTGIKHEWQVNGLDDIQDRSTLAEKLGGNVVVSLEGRPL; translated from the exons ATG GCTTCAGGAGTCACTGTTAATGATGAAGTCATCAAAGTCTTCAATGACATGAAAGTGCGAAAGTCCTCAACCTCAGATGAGGTAAAAAAGCGCAAAAAAGCTGTGCTTTTCTGCCTCAGTGAAGACAAGAAGAAGATTATTGTAGAGGAGGGCAAGCAAATCCTAGTTGGCGATATTGGAGAGACAGTTGATGACCCCTATGCCTGCTTTGTAAAGCTCCTACCTCTGGACGACTGCAGATATGGCTTGTACGATGCCACGTATGAAACGAAAGAATCAAAAAAGGAAGACTTGgtatttatattttg GGCTCCTGAAGGAGCACCATTAAAAAGCAAGATGATATATGCTAGCTCTAAAGATGCCATTAAAAAGAAGTTTACAG GTATCAAACATGAATGGCAGGTCAATGGCTTAGATGACATCCAGGACCGCTCGACCCTAGCAGAGAAGCTGGGGGGTAATGTGGTTGTATCTCTGGAAGGGCGACCATTGTAA